The region TATGCCGGCCAATTCCTCAGGAGCAAGGCCTGCGCTCTGCGCAGCCTCTTCTGCCAAGCCGGCGAGGTCGGCAACGATCTCCCGCGCAGGCCGAGTCGCGCCAGTGGGCCTGTGCACCATTCTGCCAACCACCCGGCCCTGGTGGTCGACCACCGCGGCGCTCATCTTTGTGCCACCAAGGTCAATGCCAACCGCAAATGCCATTAGCTGCTCCCACTGCATGTCCAAACTCGGCCAGCCCTATGCGGGCACCAGATAGAGCTCCCGTTGCGGCGTGGAAAGAAACGTGCATCCGTCTTTCTGCACCACGACGATTTCCTCAATAGTCGCCACACCGTGGCCGGGCACGGTGACCCGGGGCTCGAGTGTGTACACCTGGCCTTCTTCAACCAGCTCGTAGGGCCTGTTGCCGTAGCGTTCCCAGCGGGGACAGAGGATCCCTGCGCCGTCGTGCGCCTTGCGCCCAATCTGATGCCCGAGCGCATGCGGATACTCCTCAAACCCACATGCAAGGATGTGCTGCCGAGCAACATCATCGACCGTCCAGCACTCCACACCCGGCTTGAGCGCCTGGCTTGCCAGCTCGATCGCGTCGCGAACTGCCGCGAAGCCGCGCCGAACCACCTCTGGCGCCTGCCGCTCGCCAGGACGGAGAAAGTACCAGGTCCGCTGCAGGTCCGAGCAGTAGCCGTTGGACTTAATCCCGAAATCGATGTTCATCAGGTGACCAGGGGCGATGCGCCGCTCGGTGGGGCCAGCGTGCGCCCCAGCCGACTCCGGTCCGGTAAAGACCGAAGGGCACATCTCCGGGTCCCATGCCAGCTCCACGCCATATGCGGCCACTTCATCCAGCAGGAGCTGCGCCACCTCCTTCTCGCTCAGTCCTGGGCGGAGCTTTGCGCCCACCACGTCGAACATCTTGAGCGTGAGCTCCACCGCCTGCCTGATCGCCTGTTGCTCTGTAGCCGACTTGCGGCCGCGCAGCGCCGCCACAATGCGCTCGGATGACAGAAGCCTCTCCGGGTACGGCGTCCCTGCGAGGTACCTCTGGAGGAGGAGGTACATGCCGTGCGTCAACCCATCTGCCATGTTATCGGACTCGGAGAAGTTGATGGCAATGGACCGCGGCGCCAGTCTGTCCAACACTTCCAGCAAATGGGGGCGTATCGACTCCTGGTAGCCGATAACCTCCCGGTAGTAGCCGTGGTCTTTTTGATTGGCCACGTCCAGGCTGCCCACCAGCGCGATGGTATCCCCGCGCGCAGTGATAATGAACGCTGACTGCCACGTACAACTGGTGCCGACTACCAGTTCAAGGCAGGGATCGGGCATGGTGTCGCTCTCCCGCACGAAGATCAGCCACATGTCCACCCCTTGCTCCTGGAGAATGGCTACTGCCTGCGCTATCTTCTCTTGCACAAGAGCCATGGCTCTCCCTTCCGCAATCGGCGTTGTGCAAAACACCTGGGCTTCACGACGGCTCCCCGGCCGGGAACATCATCTCTTCTGCGAAAATGTCCTGAAACTCGGGGAATGCCGAGATCTCCACATACTCGACGCGGCGGGCGATTTCCTCGGCTCGCCGCCTCTGTTCTGTAGAAAGCAGGGCCATCTCAGCTCCTGCGCAGGCGGCGTTCCCGATGAAGCTGACCCGCTCGACCGGGATCGGGGGCAGCAAGCCGATGCGGATGGCGTTGTCTCTGCGCAGGAAGTTGCCAAAGGCACCCGCCAGCAGCACTTCCTCGAGCTGCTGGGGCCTAATGCCCAGCTGCCGCATGAGAATACGTGTGCCTGCGGCAATTGCCCCCTTGGCCAGTTGCACCTCGCGGATGTCACGCTGGGTTATCGCTACCTGGCCAGCCAGGAGGAAGGCCCGGTCTCCTCCTCGCGTTGTGAGGCGCGCACGCAGCGTCTCAGCCAATTCGGCTGGGCATTCGTCGGCGCCCAGCAGGCGACCGCTTGGGTCCAAGAGTCCGGCGCGCAAGAGGACCGCCACCGCATCGATCAACCCGGATCCGCATATGCCGCTTGGCTCCCCTTCGCCCAGCACGTGGCAACGGATTTCGCCATCCACGAGGTCAACGCGGTCGATAGCGCCGTTCGCGGCGCGCATGCCGTGGGCGATATGCGCACCTTCGAAGGCAGGACCGGCAGCCGTGGAGCACGCTAAGAGCCGGTCGCGCGAGGCCGACACAATCTCACCGTTGGTGCCCACATCCACGGCGAGCCTGTGGGATGAGCCCATATCGAGTCCGGCAGCCAAGATCACCCCGACAGTATCGCCCCCGACGAAGCGCCCAATGCCTGGCAAGAAGTAGACCTTGCCAAATTCATGGATGGCAATGCCCAGCTCACTTGCTCGACAGCTCAGCGGTGATACGAACACGGGCACGTACGGGTATTGCGCCAGCCACTGGGGGCAAACGCCGGCAGCCAGATGCGTCATCACCGTGTTGCCTGCACACACGACCTCAACGACATCGCGCGGCTCCGCCCTTCCGGCGCACACCTCGACCACGATTTCGTTGATCACCGCGATGACGCGCTCCTGCAAGGCCTGCAAATCGCGCGCCGACTTGCTGGCGTGTTGGATGCGGCTGATAACGTCCTCGCCAAACACGCGCTGGGCGTTGAGTCTTGACGCCACTGCTACCACGTGGCCCGTGCGCAGATCAAACAGCTTCCCCACCACTGTGGTGGTGCCGATGTCCACCGCCAGGCCGAGCAAGGGCCTGCGCTCTCTGGCTGACGAGACGTCGACTATCTCCTGACCCACCAGGCGGGCGCGCACGAGGAAATTTGCCTCGCGCAAGAGTCCGGACAACCCACGTAGCACCGGCAGCGGCATTGACAGCCCGCCGCCGGAGAAGCCCATCGCGGCAAGCAAGTCCTCGAGATCGGCAGGGTTGCGATCCAGTGCCGGCGCTGGCACCGCTACCTCGACCTCACGTACGTTCGGCTGCAGGGCCACTTCTTGGCGCCGCCCTTCCGTGAGGATGGTCGGGGCAGTCAAGGCATGGGCATCCGGCGCGGTAACGCGGCAGGCGCCATAAATCGCGGTCTGACAGGCCAGGCGGATACCGGCCCGCAGTTCATCTGGGTCCAGCAGCGCCCGCTCTTCCTTGGTGGGGTCGCTCACTGCGCCACTCACCCGCACGCGGCACTTGCCGCAGGTTCCCGTCCCACCGCATGGTGCTTCGATCTCGCTCCCCATCTCCACCAAGGCGCGCAACAAGTTAGTGCCGGGCGGAAACATGCCGGCGAGCGTGGATGGGCCATCGACGCAGGTGACTTGGCAAGAGGAGTCTGAGCGGTTTGCGGGTATCTCGCTGGCCAACTTCTCGCCTTTCTGCTATGCTACGCCCCACCGTTGCGGACCGCAGTGAGCACGGATTCGCGCATCTTCTCCAGCGCAGAACGGGGCAAGACGTGGGTGCCAAGGGGTGCTTCGTGCGGGGCGCCGTGAAAATCGGAGCCTCCGGTTTCCAGGAGGCCGTGGGCTGCGACAAGCATCCGATAGTGATAGACATCCCCGGGAGCATGCCGTGGATGCACGGTCTCTACGCCGTGCAATCCTTGCTTAGCCAGGGTAAGGATGAGGCTATCCGCCACATTCCACCCCGGATGCGCAAGGAAGGCGAGGCCGCCCGCAGCGGTGATGAGGGCAATCGCCTCGGAGGTCGCCATCTTGTACTTCGGCACAAAGGCCGGGCGGTCTTCCCCTAAGTACAGAGCGAAGGCCTCGCCCACTGAACTGACGAACCCACACTCCACCATGGCTTGAGCCAGGTGGGGGCGCCCAACGCTGCCCTTGCCGCTGCGGCCCATCACGTCATCGAACG is a window of Calditrichota bacterium DNA encoding:
- a CDS encoding DUF4445 domain-containing protein, whose product is MGSEIEAPCGGTGTCGKCRVRVSGAVSDPTKEERALLDPDELRAGIRLACQTAIYGACRVTAPDAHALTAPTILTEGRRQEVALQPNVREVEVAVPAPALDRNPADLEDLLAAMGFSGGGLSMPLPVLRGLSGLLREANFLVRARLVGQEIVDVSSARERRPLLGLAVDIGTTTVVGKLFDLRTGHVVAVASRLNAQRVFGEDVISRIQHASKSARDLQALQERVIAVINEIVVEVCAGRAEPRDVVEVVCAGNTVMTHLAAGVCPQWLAQYPYVPVFVSPLSCRASELGIAIHEFGKVYFLPGIGRFVGGDTVGVILAAGLDMGSSHRLAVDVGTNGEIVSASRDRLLACSTAAGPAFEGAHIAHGMRAANGAIDRVDLVDGEIRCHVLGEGEPSGICGSGLIDAVAVLLRAGLLDPSGRLLGADECPAELAETLRARLTTRGGDRAFLLAGQVAITQRDIREVQLAKGAIAAGTRILMRQLGIRPQQLEEVLLAGAFGNFLRRDNAIRIGLLPPIPVERVSFIGNAACAGAEMALLSTEQRRRAEEIARRVEYVEISAFPEFQDIFAEEMMFPAGEPS
- a CDS encoding PHP domain-containing protein gives rise to the protein MAERMRAPQRPQRATGQVDLHLHSAYSDGLHSPRRLVELAAAVGLEAISITDHDTVEGCQEATAAGQEFRVEVIPGVELSTMERGVELHVLGYFFDPTNPHLNRHLRLFQEERVKRARKMVDLLRGMGCPVSFDDVMGRSGKGSVGRPHLAQAMVECGFVSSVGEAFALYLGEDRPAFVPKYKMATSEAIALITAAGGLAFLAHPGWNVADSLILTLAKQGLHGVETVHPRHAPGDVYHYRMLVAAHGLLETGGSDFHGAPHEAPLGTHVLPRSALEKMRESVLTAVRNGGA
- a CDS encoding aminopeptidase P family protein; its protein translation is MALVQEKIAQAVAILQEQGVDMWLIFVRESDTMPDPCLELVVGTSCTWQSAFIITARGDTIALVGSLDVANQKDHGYYREVIGYQESIRPHLLEVLDRLAPRSIAINFSESDNMADGLTHGMYLLLQRYLAGTPYPERLLSSERIVAALRGRKSATEQQAIRQAVELTLKMFDVVGAKLRPGLSEKEVAQLLLDEVAAYGVELAWDPEMCPSVFTGPESAGAHAGPTERRIAPGHLMNIDFGIKSNGYCSDLQRTWYFLRPGERQAPEVVRRGFAAVRDAIELASQALKPGVECWTVDDVARQHILACGFEEYPHALGHQIGRKAHDGAGILCPRWERYGNRPYELVEEGQVYTLEPRVTVPGHGVATIEEIVVVQKDGCTFLSTPQRELYLVPA